Below is a genomic region from Kribbella qitaiheensis.
AGGCGGGGTTCACGCAGGTGACCAGCGAGGGGGCAGTGGCCTTCCACTGCGCCCGGCGGCTCCGGGTGTTGCTGCGCGACATCTTCCGCTTCGGAACGGCCACGGTTATGACTCCTCGGTTCGGCCGGGGGCTTGCGACCCGGCCGGCTGGCTGGAAATTGGGTGTGCGGTCTTACGGTTTTTCATCCTGCGGGAGCAGGCCACTCAGTGCGGACCAACGCGGGTCGACCCCGTCCTCGTGCTTGTGACCGGGCTCCTCCACCAGGCGCACCCCACACTCGGGGCACAGTCCCGGACAGTCGTCCGCACACAAGGGCTGGAACGGCAGCGCGAGCACCACCTGGTCCCTCAACGCCGGCTCGAGGTCGATCAGATCGCCCTCCATCCGGCTGGCCTCGTCAGGCTCGGCGTCGCTCTCCGGGTAGACGTACAGCTCCTGGACATCGGCGAGGAAATCGTCCTCGACATCGACCAGGCACCGCGCGCACTCCCCGACCAGCCGGCCACTGGCCGTCCCGGTCACGAGCACCCCTTCGACCACCGCTTCCAGTCGAAGATCGAACTGGATCGGGTCGCCCTCGGGGACGCCGATCACGTCGATTCCGAGATCAGCCGGTGCCGCTGCCGTGAAGGAGACTTCGCGCTGGGACCCGGCGCGGCGTGACAGCTCGTGGGTTTCGATCACGAGTGGGGACCGCGGGTCCAAGGCGCTCAGGACATCCCTTTCAGGCGTGGGCAGGCAAAATCTCGGCCTCGTCGAGACCGAGGGATAACATTACCAACTTACCGGCCGGTCGCCCAATCCGGGGCCGACAGTTGTGTCTCAACCGAGCTTGGCGAGCAGTCGGGCATGCACCGAAGGTGGCAGGAAAGCGGATACCTCGCCGCCGAGCTTGGCGATCTCCTTCACCAGGCTGGACGAGATGTAACCGTTCTCCGGAGCGGCCGGCACGAAAAGCGTATCGACCCCGGACAACTTCCGGTTCATCTGCGCCATCTGCAGTTCGTAGTCGTAATCGCCACCGGAGCGCAGCCCTTTGATGATCACTCCCGCGCCCTCGGCCCGGCAGTAGTCGACCAGCAGCCCTTCGAAGGTGCCGACCCGGACAGTGCCGCCGGTGCTCGCGGAGACGGCAGCGGCGAGCTCGGTCAGCATCTCGACCCGCTCTTCGACGCTGAACAGCCGCTGCTTGGACTGGTTCACCCCGGCGGCCACGATCACCTCGTCGAAGGCTGCCGCGGCCCGGGTGATCACGTCGAGATGCCCGTTCGTGGGCGGGTCGAAGGAACCCGGAAACACGGCTGTACTCACGAAGACGCCCCGTTCACGCCGGTGCCTTGATCATGGCGGTGACCGTACCAAATCCGGGCCTCGCCGTACTTGCGATCGCGCAGCGCGGAGAACCCCTCCGGCCACTCCCACGGCTCGCGTTTGCCCCGCTCGACCACCACGACGGCGTCCTCGGTCAGCCACCCGTTGTCCCGCAACGAGGTGAGAACCTCCTGCAGTTCAAGGGTTTCCAGCTTGTACGGCGGATCGGCGAAGACCAGGTCGAAGGGCCCCGCCGAATTGTCGCCGGAGGCAACTTTCTCGGCCGGCCTGGTGAGCACGGTGGCGCCCGGCAGGCCGACCACCTTGACGTTCGCGGCGACCACGTCGGCCGCCGTCCGGTCCGATTCCACCAGCACCACCCGAGCGGCTCCGCGCGACAACGCCTCCAGGCCGATCGCCCCGCTGCCGGCGTACAGGTCCATCACGGCGAGGCCGTCG
It encodes:
- the rsmD gene encoding 16S rRNA (guanine(966)-N(2))-methyltransferase RsmD, with the translated sequence MTRIIGGAAGGRRIVVPPGSGTRPTTDRLREAMFSSLEAEFGSFDGLAVMDLYAGSGAIGLEALSRGAARVVLVESDRTAADVVAANVKVVGLPGATVLTRPAEKVASGDNSAGPFDLVFADPPYKLETLELQEVLTSLRDNGWLTEDAVVVVERGKREPWEWPEGFSALRDRKYGEARIWYGHRHDQGTGVNGASS
- the rpmF gene encoding 50S ribosomal protein L32, which encodes MAVPKRKMSRSNTRSRRAQWKATAPSLVTCVNPACRAKHLQHTVCPTCGQYGAKGERRQVVES
- a CDS encoding YceD family protein → MIETHELSRRAGSQREVSFTAAAPADLGIDVIGVPEGDPIQFDLRLEAVVEGVLVTGTASGRLVGECARCLVDVEDDFLADVQELYVYPESDAEPDEASRMEGDLIDLEPALRDQVVLALPFQPLCADDCPGLCPECGVRLVEEPGHKHEDGVDPRWSALSGLLPQDEKP
- the coaD gene encoding pantetheine-phosphate adenylyltransferase, with the translated sequence MSTAVFPGSFDPPTNGHLDVITRAAAAFDEVIVAAGVNQSKQRLFSVEERVEMLTELAAAVSASTGGTVRVGTFEGLLVDYCRAEGAGVIIKGLRSGGDYDYELQMAQMNRKLSGVDTLFVPAAPENGYISSSLVKEIAKLGGEVSAFLPPSVHARLLAKLG